The sequence below is a genomic window from Vibrio navarrensis.
TATCGCGGTTGACCGCTGGGTCAGCTATCAAGCGAGTGAACGCATCATCACCTCTTACGACCAAGTTCAGCCATTCGATGTTGCTGTGGTGCTTGGCACCAGCAAATACATCGGCAAGACACTCAACAGCTATTACACCCACCGAATTGAAGCTGCGATTGAACTCTATCGCTTAGACAAGGTGCAGTACTTTTTGCTCAGCGGTGACAACGCCCATCGTTCCTACAACGAACCTTGGACAATGAAACGCGATCTGCTCAAAGCGGGCGTACCTGAAAGCGTCATTCATCTCGACTATGCCGGTTTTCGCACGCTCGACTCGATTGTGCGGGCAAAAAAGATTTTTGTTTCCGAAAACTTTCTCATCATCACGCAACGCTTTCACTGTGAGCGCGCACTTCTTATCGCCAATGCATACCACATTAACGCGCAGTGCCTAGCGGTTGCTGGGCCTGACAATCCAGCGCAAACGTGGTCGGTGCGTATTCGAGAGATTTTTGCGCGCAGCAAAGCGTTGCTGGATCTTTACATTATTGATACTCAACCTCGTTTTCTTGGGCCTCAGCAGCCCATTCTGCGCGAAACAGACAATGGAGATGCGCCCCTGTCCGACACCATCCCTGCGGCCAATGGGTAGAAATCTACACCTTTTTATTCCAACACCTCACACTTTGTTGCTATTAAGTTAAAAGTCACCAACATAGATCGCACAACTCTCGTAACATCCGAGTAACACAAGTCAGATATTCGCCTCTGCAACAACCGTTCTCACCATGCCCAGCATTGTGCTGGGCTCAAGAGCGGTTGACAAAACAACAACACGCTACAGAGGCAGAGCAAAAGGAGCACTCTATGACTGCACTCGTCGTTACTCTAAGAAACTGGTTTTTTACCAGAAACAGCATGATATTCATCGCCAATATTTTGTTGTTCATCACTCTGCTGGAGACGCTACCGTTTGACCCCAAAGTGGTGATCGGTTTAAGCATTCTCACTTTCGTCGCGGTATTGTGGCTGACTGAAGCAATCCACGTCAGTATCACCGCTTTGTTGGTGCCGCTGCTGGCGATTTTCTCCGGCATTTTCGACACGCAAGCTGCGCTAAACAACTTTTCTAACTCGATCATTTTCTTGTTCTTAGGCGGTTTTGCTCTCGCAGCGGCACTACACAAGCAGAAACTTGACCAAACGATTGCGGATAAGGTGTTGCTGATTGCAGGCGGCAAAATGTCAACGGCGGTATTCATGCTGTTTGGTGTCAGCGCTGGTTTGTCGATGTGGATTTCGAACACCGCCACCACCGCAATGATGCTGCCTCTGGTTTTGGGCGTGATGAGCAAACTTGACCGCGAAAAAAGCCATAACACTTACCTGTTTGTGCTGCTGGGTATCGCCTACTGCGCATCAATTGGCGGGATCGCCACCATCGTCGGTAGCCCACCAAACGCCATCGCGGCAGCAGAAGTTGGCCTCGATTTCACTGGCTGGATGAAGCTCGGCATGCCGATCACCTTCTTGCTACTGCCAATCGCGCTAATCGTTCTCTACAGCATGACCAAGCCGAACCTCAAGCACTCATTTGAGCTAGACCACAAACCCGTTGAGTGGACCAATGGCAAGTTGATCACCCTAGCGATCTTCTTAGTCACGGTCACTCTGTGGATCTTCTCTAAACCGATTAACGGTATGCTCGGTGGCTTTAAAAGCTTCGATACACTGGTTGCCATCGGCGCCATCTTAGCGCTCGGCGTTTCTCGCGCGGTTGAGTGGAAAGATATCGAAAAAACCACCGATTGGGGCGTTCTGATCCTATTTGGCGGCGGTATCTGCTTGAGTAATGTGCTGAAAACAACTGGCACCAGCGTCTTCCTCGCTCAAGGGCTCAGTGCTTTCCTTGACCAAGCGGGCATGCTGCTGACTATCTTAGCGGTGGTGACTTTTGTGGTATTCTTAACCGAATTTGCCAGTAACACCGCCAGTGCGGCGCTGCTTGTTCCTGTGTTTGCCACCATCGCGGAAGCGCTAGGAATTTCGCCAGTGATCCTTTCCGCGTTGATTGCGATTTCAGCTTCCTGTGCATTTATGCTACCAGTGGCGACGCCACCTAATGCGATTGTGTTTGCCACCGGGCACATCAAGCAGAGTGAAATGATGCGTATTGGTATGGTGCTCAACATCGCCTGTATTGCCGCGCTCACTCTCTTCGCCGCGATTTTTTGGTAATCGATTCCACACTGCAGAGACGCAAATCCGTCTAGGATGACGTATTTAGAGCTAGCCCTTTCCCCCGGGGCAATCTGCAGACCCTGTTAGGTGGCCACCAAGTGCCACCTTTTTTTAATTTATTTTCAACGCAGCATTTATGCAGAGGCGGCGGTATTGCCGTAGTTCACTTCAACCCGATTACGCCCGCGGTGCTTGGCCTGATATAAAGCTTCATCCGCACGCGCCATTACCTCAGTTACCCGCTCTGCGCCCATTTCCGCCACACCAATACTGCACGTCAGCAGTCCACCATGTAACCAAATATGCTGAGCAATGTGACGACGTAGGCGCTCCGCCTTTTCACTCGCTTGATGCAAATGGGTCCCTGGGCAAAACACGACAAACTCTTCCCCGCCCCAGCGGACTAACCGTTCATCCCCTTCAAGCAAACTGGCGACCACCATGACAAACTCACGGAGAATGTCATCCCCCATCTGATGGCCATAGCGGTCGTTGATGTGCTTGAATTTATCGAGATCGAGATAGAGCAGCGACAAAGACTCTTGCCCCCAACGCACTTGCCGAGCGGTTTGATTGAGCCAATCACGCACCGCATGACGGTTCATCGCTCCGGTCAAAGCATCACGATGCGCCAGCTCAGCAAACTCATAGTTTTGCGCACGTAAATCGGCGTTGAGCTTTTTCAAGTGCAATTGACGCGCGCGCACCTCACGAAAGGCTCGTTTGCTTTTATGCAGTTCATTGAGTGAAAACGCCAAGCCGAGCAACACCCAAGAAAAAAGCAACGTGGTAAGCAGTGTCTCTTTAGCAAGATAAGCGCCTTCAAATTCGATGCTTTCGACTTGCAGATGGTGATTGCCCAAAGGTGCCCCCGAGCCCGTCGCTAAGTCGATGCGTACAATGTTGCTGAACTCTGGCCCCGACTCGGCAATCGGAATTTTGTTGTCGGACAGCCACCAGCTCATCACTTGCAAGTTAGCCAGAGGAATTTCAATCGTCTGGGCGCCTTGCGCGACGCTAAACTCCACTCCGTTGTATTTATAGCTGTACTCTTTTTCTGCTACCGAATAACTCGGATTGAAGTTGCGCAAATAAAAACGCAGTCGAGGCTCGCTACTCTCAGGTGCTTCATAGCGAAGGCGCAGTCTGACTGTATGATAGTTGGAAAGATCAAGACCCTGCGTTTTTGTCACCGTATCGGTGTGAATGGAAATACCACAGTAAGGCCACAGGTAGTTTTCCAGTTTGAGTTGACATTGCAGATCGAGGGCTTGGTTTTGGGTGTGCATTTCCGACTGACTGACTCCCCCATCGAGGCGATCATCATTGGAATAAAAAGCGAATTGTTCTGGCGTGACGAGTAACACGCGTGTATCGCCTAGCGCCCGATAGAGCAAAAACAGCGCGATGGTACAGATTGCCAAAGCGAATACCAGTTTAGGGATCGATTTCATCATTGCTCTCCACACAGTCCCAGACAAAAGTGCTGGAACAACAGAAGTTTTAAATGCAAACCTTTTTTTAGGTTTTTATTGTTATTCTTAATTTCGTTACATCTTATCTCAATCGCTAATGTGATATTAGTTCAGAAATGGCCAAGTCTGCATAAAAGCGCACAATTGCGACATAGTTCACGTCGCAAAATAAGCATGCAATCACATAGCACACCAGTGGGCTCCCACTTACCTATCGGTCAAAGACAAGGCGTTTGCAAACCGAATACGGCAAAAGCTGCCCACAGCCGCTATCAGCCCTGATATACTGCGAAAAAAGCAAAACAATGAGTAATGTCATGTCAATACAAATCACTGGCACGCTGGATAAACTGCGTGCTTCGCTCGACGGCGTTGTGTCGTATCGCCTCCCGGTCGGAGAAGAGGAAGTTGAACTCAACCGCCTGATTGGCCAGCCCATCCGCCTTACTTATACGGGCAATATTTTTTGTAGTTCATGCGGCAAAAAGACCAAGAAAAGCTACGCACAAGGCCACTGCTACGTCTGTATGAGCAAACTGGCCAGCTGCGATATGTGTATTATGAAGCCCGAAACCTGCCATTACGCGGCGGGCACTTGTCGCGAGCCTGAGTGGGCACAGAGCCACTGCATGGTGGATCACTTCGTTTATCTTTCTAACACCTCCAGCCTCAAAGTGGGCATCACACGTCATACGCAAATTCCGACCCGTTGGATTGATCAAGGGGCGACACAAGGCTTGCCAATATTGAAGGTAAAAACTCGTCATATTTCCGGTTTGCTTGAAGTGGAACTGGCGAAACACATCGCCGATAAAACCAACTGGCGGGCCCTTCTTAAAGGTGATGGCCAACCGCTCGATCTCGTAGAGCAAGCCAACGTATTGTTGCCACTGCTGGAAGAGAAAATCGCTCAAGTAAAAGCCGAGTTTGGTGAAGAGAGCGTTGAAGTCGTGCATGACAGCTTGACCTCACTGGCGTACCCGGTTGAGCACTACCCAACCAAGATCACGTCGCACAACTTTGATAAAGAGCCACAAGTGAGCGGCGTTTTGCAGGGAATTAAAGGGCAATACCTGATTTTAGATACTGGCGTTATCAATATTCGCAAGTTCACATCTTACGAAGTGGAATTCGAAGGCTAGACATTGCCTAAATGATAATCGCCGCAATGACAGAAAGAGCCCGCACTTGGCGGGCTCTGAGTTCTCATGTAACTAGGGTCTGTTGACCTTTTGAGATGATTTTTGCAGCAGTTTG
It includes:
- a CDS encoding SanA/YdcF family protein — protein: MLVFVLLILFAVAVIAVDRWVSYQASERIITSYDQVQPFDVAVVLGTSKYIGKTLNSYYTHRIEAAIELYRLDKVQYFLLSGDNAHRSYNEPWTMKRDLLKAGVPESVIHLDYAGFRTLDSIVRAKKIFVSENFLIITQRFHCERALLIANAYHINAQCLAVAGPDNPAQTWSVRIREIFARSKALLDLYIIDTQPRFLGPQQPILRETDNGDAPLSDTIPAANG
- a CDS encoding SLC13 family permease; its protein translation is MTALVVTLRNWFFTRNSMIFIANILLFITLLETLPFDPKVVIGLSILTFVAVLWLTEAIHVSITALLVPLLAIFSGIFDTQAALNNFSNSIIFLFLGGFALAAALHKQKLDQTIADKVLLIAGGKMSTAVFMLFGVSAGLSMWISNTATTAMMLPLVLGVMSKLDREKSHNTYLFVLLGIAYCASIGGIATIVGSPPNAIAAAEVGLDFTGWMKLGMPITFLLLPIALIVLYSMTKPNLKHSFELDHKPVEWTNGKLITLAIFLVTVTLWIFSKPINGMLGGFKSFDTLVAIGAILALGVSRAVEWKDIEKTTDWGVLILFGGGICLSNVLKTTGTSVFLAQGLSAFLDQAGMLLTILAVVTFVVFLTEFASNTASAALLVPVFATIAEALGISPVILSALIAISASCAFMLPVATPPNAIVFATGHIKQSEMMRIGMVLNIACIAALTLFAAIFW
- a CDS encoding CIA30 family protein yields the protein MKSIPKLVFALAICTIALFLLYRALGDTRVLLVTPEQFAFYSNDDRLDGGVSQSEMHTQNQALDLQCQLKLENYLWPYCGISIHTDTVTKTQGLDLSNYHTVRLRLRYEAPESSEPRLRFYLRNFNPSYSVAEKEYSYKYNGVEFSVAQGAQTIEIPLANLQVMSWWLSDNKIPIAESGPEFSNIVRIDLATGSGAPLGNHHLQVESIEFEGAYLAKETLLTTLLFSWVLLGLAFSLNELHKSKRAFREVRARQLHLKKLNADLRAQNYEFAELAHRDALTGAMNRHAVRDWLNQTARQVRWGQESLSLLYLDLDKFKHINDRYGHQMGDDILREFVMVVASLLEGDERLVRWGGEEFVVFCPGTHLHQASEKAERLRRHIAQHIWLHGGLLTCSIGVAEMGAERVTEVMARADEALYQAKHRGRNRVEVNYGNTAASA
- a CDS encoding DUF2797 domain-containing protein produces the protein MSIQITGTLDKLRASLDGVVSYRLPVGEEEVELNRLIGQPIRLTYTGNIFCSSCGKKTKKSYAQGHCYVCMSKLASCDMCIMKPETCHYAAGTCREPEWAQSHCMVDHFVYLSNTSSLKVGITRHTQIPTRWIDQGATQGLPILKVKTRHISGLLEVELAKHIADKTNWRALLKGDGQPLDLVEQANVLLPLLEEKIAQVKAEFGEESVEVVHDSLTSLAYPVEHYPTKITSHNFDKEPQVSGVLQGIKGQYLILDTGVINIRKFTSYEVEFEG